In one Streptomyces sp. NBC_01241 genomic region, the following are encoded:
- a CDS encoding ABC transporter permease subunit has protein sequence MASVPAVLTSEWTKIRTVSSTVWTLISAFVVTVAMSAALCALMNAQFSDLPVAERATFDPTLISFSGMVLGQLAMVVFGVLVVGTEYSSGMIRTSLAAVPQRGSFLFSKIAVAGVLALVVGIVTSFVSFFLGQALLGDHRTDIGAENVLRAVVGGGIYMGLIGIFSMGVATMLRSSMLSLGILMPFFFLVSQILSAVPGAKKVARYFPDQAGSKIMQVVPDAMNSNPAPYGPWGGLGILLAWVVAALAGGYLVLKKRDA, from the coding sequence ATGGCATCGGTACCCGCGGTCCTGACCTCCGAGTGGACCAAGATCCGTACGGTCTCGTCGACCGTCTGGACCCTGATCTCCGCGTTCGTCGTCACCGTCGCGATGAGCGCGGCGCTCTGTGCCTTGATGAACGCCCAGTTCAGCGACCTGCCCGTGGCCGAGCGGGCCACCTTCGACCCGACGCTCATCAGCTTCTCCGGCATGGTCCTCGGCCAGCTGGCCATGGTCGTCTTCGGTGTGCTCGTGGTCGGTACGGAGTACAGCTCGGGCATGATCCGCACCTCGCTGGCGGCCGTACCGCAGCGTGGTTCGTTCCTCTTCAGCAAGATCGCGGTGGCCGGTGTGCTGGCCCTGGTGGTGGGCATCGTCACCAGCTTCGTCTCGTTCTTCCTCGGGCAGGCTCTCCTCGGCGATCACCGCACGGACATCGGCGCCGAGAACGTCCTGCGCGCGGTCGTCGGCGGTGGCATCTACATGGGCCTCATCGGGATCTTCTCCATGGGTGTGGCGACGATGCTGCGCAGCTCCATGCTGTCGCTCGGCATCCTGATGCCGTTCTTCTTCCTGGTCTCGCAGATCCTGTCGGCGGTCCCGGGCGCGAAGAAGGTCGCCCGTTACTTCCCCGACCAGGCCGGGTCCAAGATCATGCAGGTGGTTCCGGACGCCATGAACAGCAATCCCGCTCCGTACGGTCCGTGGGGCGGGCTGGGCATTCTGCTCGCCTGGGTGGTGGCCGCGCTGGCCGGCGGCTATCTCGTACTGAAGAAGCGCGACGCGTGA
- a CDS encoding ABC transporter ATP-binding protein produces MIELDGLTKRFGNKVAVDGLSCRVRPGMVTGFLGPNGAGKSTTMRMMLDLDNPTSGSVRIDGKHYRDLEEPLKYIGALLDAKSMHGGRSAYNNLLCLAQSNRIPRSRVAEVLDTVGLTAVAKKKSKGFSLGMGQRLGIAAALLGDPQVLLFDEPVNGLDPEGIHWIRNLMKALAAEGRTIFVSSHLMSEMALTADHLIVIGQGKLLADTSMADFIHQNSRSYVRLRSPQQERLRDVLHQEGLVVVETGNGTLEIDGATTEALGELAARHQLVLHELSSQRASLEEAFMQMTADSVEYHAHSELAEAPPPVGPHWDDPYSRQTPSGTGKEA; encoded by the coding sequence ATGATCGAGCTTGATGGCCTCACCAAGCGCTTTGGCAACAAGGTTGCCGTCGACGGGCTCTCGTGCCGCGTCAGACCCGGAATGGTGACGGGCTTTCTGGGGCCCAACGGGGCGGGCAAGTCCACGACGATGCGGATGATGCTCGACCTCGACAACCCGACCAGCGGTTCGGTGCGCATCGACGGCAAGCACTACCGCGACCTGGAGGAACCCCTCAAATACATCGGTGCGCTGCTGGACGCCAAGTCGATGCACGGCGGACGCAGCGCGTACAACAACCTGCTCTGCCTCGCCCAGAGCAATCGCATCCCGCGGAGCCGGGTCGCGGAGGTCCTGGACACCGTCGGCCTGACCGCGGTGGCGAAGAAGAAGTCGAAGGGTTTCTCGCTGGGCATGGGCCAGCGGCTCGGCATCGCGGCCGCACTGCTCGGCGACCCGCAGGTGCTGCTCTTCGACGAGCCGGTCAATGGTCTGGACCCCGAGGGCATTCACTGGATCCGCAATCTGATGAAGGCACTCGCCGCGGAAGGCCGGACGATCTTCGTCTCCTCGCATCTGATGAGCGAAATGGCGCTCACGGCGGACCACTTGATCGTGATCGGTCAAGGCAAGCTGCTCGCCGACACCTCGATGGCCGACTTCATCCATCAGAACTCCCGTAGTTACGTACGGCTGCGCTCCCCGCAGCAGGAGCGGCTGCGCGATGTGCTGCACCAGGAGGGGCTCGTCGTGGTCGAGACGGGGAACGGCACGCTGGAGATCGACGGCGCCACCACAGAGGCGCTGGGTGAGCTCGCCGCCCGGCATCAGCTCGTGCTGCACGAGCTGAGTTCCCAGCGGGCCTCCCTGGAGGAAGCGTTCATGCAGATGACGGCGGATTCGGTGGAGTACCACGCGCACTCCGAGCTCGCCGAGGCGCCGCCTCCCGTGGGCCCGCACTGGGACGATCCGTACAGCCGGCAGACACCCTCCGGCACCGGGAAGGAGGCGTGA